Proteins encoded by one window of Alkalinema sp. FACHB-956:
- a CDS encoding chromophore lyase CpcT/CpeT — MTHATDIKTLVTWMAGEFSNQEQAIENPPFFAHIRVCMRPLPKGLFDGAALYLEQAYDFAQDQPYRLRVLHFVEVDGRIEIPHYRVKNEDAFRGSARNLEKLAKLTRDDLEPMCGCGMQVEWTGHSFKGRVEPGKQCIVERKGKTSYLDNEFEVMEQGQTMWSLDRGRDPETDEMLWGSVAGPFHFKQVKSFAQELSW, encoded by the coding sequence ATGACCCACGCAACCGATATCAAAACCCTCGTAACCTGGATGGCGGGTGAGTTTAGCAACCAAGAGCAGGCGATCGAAAATCCGCCGTTTTTTGCCCATATTCGGGTTTGTATGCGGCCTTTGCCTAAGGGGCTTTTCGACGGAGCCGCGCTGTATCTCGAGCAAGCCTACGACTTTGCCCAGGATCAGCCCTATCGGCTGCGGGTGTTGCACTTCGTGGAAGTGGATGGACGCATTGAAATTCCCCACTACCGTGTCAAGAATGAGGATGCATTTCGGGGATCCGCTCGCAACTTAGAAAAACTAGCAAAGCTGACCCGAGACGACTTGGAACCCATGTGCGGCTGTGGGATGCAGGTGGAATGGACGGGGCACAGCTTTAAGGGGCGCGTGGAACCGGGGAAACAATGCATCGTGGAACGGAAAGGGAAAACGTCCTACCTGGATAATGAGTTTGAGGTGATGGAGCAGGGACAGACCATGTGGAGCCTCGATCGGGGGCGGGATCCGGAAACCGATGAGATGCTCTGGGGCTCAGTGGCGGGGCCGTTTCACTTTAAACAGGTCAAGAGTTTTGCCCAAGAGTTATCCTGGTAG
- the rimM gene encoding ribosome maturation factor RimM (Essential for efficient processing of 16S rRNA) — protein sequence MTVPPEFMEIGKIVAAQGIRGEVRIYPSSDFPERFEEPGTRWLLRPNQTQPEPIELLKGYYQEGKGLYIVQLAGVGDRNAAEALRGCLLLVESSDRPELEEGEFHVGDLIGLPVYLQATQDLVGTVSNVLFAGNDLLEVQAEGRKETILIPFVEAIVPVVDLEAKRIEITPPPGLI from the coding sequence ATGACCGTTCCACCTGAGTTTATGGAAATTGGTAAGATCGTTGCAGCCCAAGGGATTCGGGGTGAGGTGAGGATCTATCCCAGTTCCGATTTTCCAGAACGGTTTGAGGAGCCGGGAACCCGCTGGCTATTGCGTCCTAACCAAACCCAGCCAGAACCGATCGAACTCCTGAAGGGCTATTACCAAGAGGGCAAAGGGCTCTATATTGTCCAGTTAGCGGGGGTGGGCGATCGTAATGCGGCGGAGGCGTTGCGGGGCTGTTTGTTGCTGGTAGAAAGTAGCGATCGGCCTGAGTTGGAAGAAGGTGAATTCCATGTAGGGGATCTGATTGGGCTCCCGGTTTATTTGCAAGCGACCCAGGATTTGGTGGGAACGGTGAGTAATGTGTTGTTCGCCGGAAATGATTTGCTAGAGGTTCAGGCAGAGGGGCGTAAGGAGACGATTTTGATCCCGTTTGTGGAAGCGATCGTGCCTGTGGTGGATTTGGAGGCCAAGCGCATCGAAATCACTCCACCCCCTGGCTTGATTTGA